In Chaetodon trifascialis isolate fChaTrf1 chromosome 2, fChaTrf1.hap1, whole genome shotgun sequence, one DNA window encodes the following:
- the serping1 gene encoding plasma protease C1 inhibitor, whose protein sequence is MRLQAILCLFLLLIFELSSCTHLRVIPGSTVDLPCLSIQTEFTEAAIIWKFKGENITAQSPGTTKIKKDGLYLTISPVTAANEGEYVCLVRDANMEMIRSYDITVDASVRYTMKAFKGSTIQLLCNFPLSSQVEANALWFKETGLGERTQLNTGDDSTDGKRRVEQLYPLDHDQTIVIRDIVIEDSGIYTCESAEGEKLSTVYIDVEVRPTSAPYSCGITTPWEPCQDENSRTGEPMLQESMGEFSMKLYSYLRQSQPSGNLLFSPISISGALSHLLLGARDDTRRAIERAVCVPHDFHCVHFQMRKLREKLASSLQMASQIFYNPQMNLSESFTNQSIQFYEAEPVKLLETSEESTQMINSWVANKTNNKIKDLVDSVSPSTQLILLNAVSFSGQWKVKFQQKPKKGLFTKLDGDMVKVPLLYHNKYLATMAYVIELKAQVARFALTGDSSLYILLPRSNTATDLQQVEEKMTDTAVHQMIEQMKITPPQSVEVTLPQIKLDVQPDMNILIKKLGLSSLFEGANLCGLYSEDRLVLDDAKHRAFLALTEQGVEAGAVTTVSFSRSFPSFSALRPFIMLLWSDQANVPLFIGRVTDP, encoded by the exons ATGAGACTACAGGCCATACTTTgcctctttctgctgctcatttttGAG ctCTCATCATGCACACATCTCCGGGTCATACCTGGTTCCACTGTGGATCTGCCCTGCCTCTCAATTCAGACAGAGTTCACTGAAGCGGCCATCATCTGGAAATTCAAAG GCGAAAATATAACTGCTCAGTCGCCTGGCACGACTAAAATTAAAAAGGATGGCTTGTATCTCACCATCTCCCCTGTAACTGCTGCCAATGAGGGCGAGTATGTGTGTTTGGTAAGGGACGCCAATATGGAGATGATAAGGTCTTACGACATCACAGTTGATG CATCAGTTCGCTATACCATGAAGGCATTCAAAGGCTCCACCATTCAGCTCCTGTGCAATTTCCCACTTTCCAGCCAAGTCGAGGCCAATGCACTTTGGTTCAAAGAGACAGGTCTGGGCGAGAGGACGCAGCTGAATACTGGAGACGATTCAACAGATGGTAAAAGGAGAGTGGAACAGCTTTATCCACTTGACCACGATCAGACCATCGTAATCAGAGACATTGTCATCGAGGATTCTGGAATTTACACCTGTGAATCTGCTGAGGGGGAGAAGCTGAGCACTGTATACATTGATGTTGAAG TTCGTCCAACCTCTGCTCCTTACTCATGCGGCATCACCACGCCATGGGAGCCCTGCCAGGACGAGAACAGTCGCACGGGAGAACCCATGTTACAGGAATCCATGGGAGAGTTTTCCATGAAGCTGTATTCTTACCTCAGACAATCACAGCCCTCTGGCAATCTGCTCTTCTCTCCTATCAGTATCAGCGGCGCACTGTCCCATTTGTTGCTGG GTGCAAGGGATGACACCCGCAGAGCCATTGAGAGGGCTGTCTGTGTGCCTCATGACTTCCACTGTGTTCACTTCCAGATGAGGAAGCTCAGAGAGAAGCTGGCCAGCTCCTTGCAGATGGCTTCTCAGATCTTCTACAACCCAC AAATGAATCTGAGCGAGTCCTTTACTAACCAGTCCATCCAGTTCTATGAAGCCGAGCCCGTCAAGCTGCTGGAAACCAGCGAGGAAAGCACGCAGATGATCAACAGCTGGGTGGCAAACAAGACcaacaataaaatcaaagaTTTGGTGGACTCCGTATCACCCAGCACACAGCTGATCCTGCTCAACGCTGTCTCCTTTAGTG GCCAGTGGAAGGTCAAGTTTCAGCAGAAGCCCAAGAAAGGACTTTTCACAAAACTAGACGGTGATATGGTAAAGGTGCCGCTCCTCTATCACAACAAATACTTGGCAACTATGGCGTACGTCATTGAGCTAAAGGCACAG GTGGCGAGGTTTGCTCTCACGGGTGACAGCAGTCTTTACATCCTGCTGCCTCGCTCCAACACAGCgactgacctgcagcaggtggaggagaagatgaCGGACACAGCTGTGCATCAAATGATAGAGCAAATGAAAATCACACCTCCTCAGAGCGTCGAGGTCACTCTGCCCCAAATCAAACTGGATGTCCAGCCAGACATGAACATCCTTATCAAGAAATTAG GACTGTCATCACTCTTCGAGGGTGCCAACCTGTGTGGCCTCTACTCCGAAGACAGGCTGGTTCTGGACGATGCCAAACACAGAGCCTTCCTCGCACTGACCGAACAGGGAGTCGAGGCCGGAGCCGTCACCACTGTCTCATTCTCTCGctccttcccctccttctcTGCCCTGCGGCCTTTCATTATGCTGCTGTGGAGTGACCAGGCCAACGTGCCACTCTTCATTGGCAGAGTGACTGACccgtga
- the tmem134 gene encoding transmembrane protein 134 produces MATQFSIDDAFVLEGDDEGVVSDGEPEGWKSRDKDRDGGEMTFGPLSFSKPQTHPSPAAAAGSIEHSNLKYQNLENEDALGSNGNSSFNNFFKISDPATLSYCSSQWSFSTLSSVTQLSAHCCGWVSHPLVKKNRRVVLASFLLLITGVALIFTGVVIQLNPNAGVSSAIFFVPGFLLFIPGVYHVIYICCAVRGRRGFKLFYLPYFEK; encoded by the exons ATGGCGACGCAGTTTAGTATCGACGATGCCTTTGTGTTGGAGGGAGACGATGAGGGAGTTGTGTCGGATGGAGAGCCAGAGGGATGGAAGAGCCGAGACAAGGACAGAGACGGAGGGGAGATGACATTTGGTCCTCTAAGTTTCTCCAAACCTCAGACTCATCCctcgcctgctgctgctgctggctccaTTGAACACAGCAACCTAAAGTATCAG AATCTGGAAAATGAAGACGCCTTGGGCAGCAACGGCAATTCCTCTTTCAATAATTTCTTCAAAATCAG CGACCCTGCGACTCTGTCTTACTGCAGCTCCCAGTGGTCCTTCAGCACCTTGAGTTCTGTCACGCAGCTTTCTGCACACTGCTGCGG GTGGGTGTCCCATCCGCTGGTGAAGAAAAACAGGCGAGTTGTTCTTGCTTCATTCCTTCTCCTCATCACTGGAGTCG CTCTCATTTTCACAGGTGTTGTCATACAGCTGAATCCAAATGCAG GTGTTTCAAGTGCCATTTTCTTCGTACCTGgatttcttctcttcatccctGGAG TGTACCATGTGATATACATCTGCTGTGCTGTCCGTGGGAGAAGAGGCTTCAAATTGTTCTACCTaccttattttgaaaaatga
- the aip gene encoding AH receptor-interacting protein encodes MEEEARKLLEEGIRKKLISPGKGELSTFPNGTKVVFHYRTSLCDGTVLDDSRTMGGCSKPMELILGKKFKLAAWERVVISMRQGEISEFTCDTKHTALYPLVSQSLRNISAGKDPLEGQRHCCGIAQIHSHHSLGHKDLDELQASPQPLVFTIELLEVLPPGSFQLDVWAMTDEEKLQLVPQIHEEGNMLFKRGQIKEATEKYYNGIACLKNLQMKEHPGDEAWIKLDHMITPLLLNYCQCKLLQGQYYEVIEHCTSVLFKYEDNVKALYKRAKAHAAVWNETEARADFAKVLELDPSLEQSVAKELRVMEERIRTKEKEEKNRYKGLFSTPPATATTG; translated from the exons atggaggaagaggcaCGCAAGCTTCTCGAAGAAGGAATAAGAAAGAAATTGATCAGTCCTGGTAAAGGAGAGCTATCGACCTTTCCCAATGGAACCAAG GTGGTCTTCCACTACCGCACCAGCCTGTGTGATGGCACAGTCCTGGATGACTCCAGGACCATGGGGGGCTGCAGCAAACCCATGGAGCTCATCTTGGGCAAGAAGTTTAAACTAGCTGCGTGGGAGAGAGTGGTCATCTCCATGAGACAAGGCGAAATTTCAGAATTTACTTGCGACACTAAG CACACAGCACTGTACCCGCTTGTGTCCCAGTCCCTAAGAAACATCAGTGCTGGCAAGGACCCCCTGGAAGGCCAGAGGCACTGTTGCGGCATTGCCCAGATCCACTCCCACCACTCCTTAGGGCACAAGGACCTGGATGAGCTTCAGGCCAGCCCACAGCCTCTAGTCTTCACCattgagctgctggag gttCTGCCTCCAGGATCGTTCCAGCTTGATGTGTGGGCTATGACTGATGAAGAGAAACTCCAGCTTGTGCCTCAGATCCACGAGGAGGGCAACATGCTTTTCAAACGGGGCCAAATTAAGGAAGCCACAGAGAAGTACTACAATGGCATCGCCTGCCTCAAAAATCTACAGATGAAG GAGCATCCTGGAGATGAAGCGTGGATAAAGCTAGACCATATGATCACACCACTGCTCCTCAATTACTGCCAGTGCAAGCTACTCCAGGGCCAGTACTATGAAGTCATCGAACACTGCACATCCGTGCTTTTCAAATATGAGG ACAATGTGAAGGCGTTATACAAGCGGGCTAAGGCCCACGCTGCAGTGTGGAATGAGACGGAGGCACGGGCAGACTTTGCTAAAGTGTTGGAGCTCGACCCCTCTCTGGAACAGTCTGTTGCCAAGGAGCTGAGGGTCATGGAGGAGAGGATCCGCAccaaagaaaaggaggaaaagaatcGCTATAAAGGCCTGTTCAGCACACCACCTGCCACTGCCACCACA GGTTGA
- the cdk2ap2 gene encoding cyclin-dependent kinase 2-associated protein 2 isoform X1, with product MCELIFFVSALRSASPPVKLYKHRVDGTEGSGASYGELPAEIAMSYKPIAPAPSGSNHTPPGSSVPSPSLPSSSNFRPAFSDFGPPSMGFVQPVKVSQGSTYSELLSVIEEMSREIRPTYAGSKSAMERLKRGIIHARALVRECLAETERSART from the exons atgtgtgaacTTATTTTCTTTGTATCAGCTCTTAGGAGCGCATCACCACCAGTAAAGCTGTATAAGCACCGGGTTGACGGGACCGAAGGAAGTGGCGCATCGTACGGGGAGCTGCCAGCTGAAATCGCCATGAGTTACAAGCCCATTGCTCCTGCGCCATCTGGCTCCAACCACACACCTCCAG GCTCTTCTGtgccctctccatctctgccctcATCATCCAATTTCAGGCCAGCTTTCAGTGACTTCGGCCCACCCTCCATGGGCTTTGTTCAG CCAGTCAAAGTGTCTCAAGGGTCCACCTACAGcgagctgctgtcagtcattgaGGAGATGAGCCGTGAGATCAGGCCTACATATGCTGGGAGCAAGAGCGCCATGGAGAGGCTAAAGAGAG GTATCATCCATGCCCGTGCACTGGTCAGGGAGTGTCTcgcagagacggagagaagcGCCCGCACATAA
- the cdk2ap2 gene encoding cyclin-dependent kinase 2-associated protein 2 isoform X2 — MSYKPIAPAPSGSNHTPPGSSVPSPSLPSSSNFRPAFSDFGPPSMGFVQPVKVSQGSTYSELLSVIEEMSREIRPTYAGSKSAMERLKRGIIHARALVRECLAETERSART, encoded by the exons ATGAGTTACAAGCCCATTGCTCCTGCGCCATCTGGCTCCAACCACACACCTCCAG GCTCTTCTGtgccctctccatctctgccctcATCATCCAATTTCAGGCCAGCTTTCAGTGACTTCGGCCCACCCTCCATGGGCTTTGTTCAG CCAGTCAAAGTGTCTCAAGGGTCCACCTACAGcgagctgctgtcagtcattgaGGAGATGAGCCGTGAGATCAGGCCTACATATGCTGGGAGCAAGAGCGCCATGGAGAGGCTAAAGAGAG GTATCATCCATGCCCGTGCACTGGTCAGGGAGTGTCTcgcagagacggagagaagcGCCCGCACATAA